One part of the Tunicatimonas pelagia genome encodes these proteins:
- a CDS encoding SMP-30/gluconolactonase/LRE family protein: MNSPYTIKTLMDGLNFPEAPLIDQRGRIWCTELFAGAITCLDANAVRRLSVGTTANGMIEDAQGDFYITDSAENVVRWANAETGEAKPLFDKTNEGETIHRPNDLCFDKLGNLLVTCHAEARTTPDGYVVVQTLAGEVKKVSTKKYFPNGIALDALGTTLYFSETYKHRVWKATWNPNACVIEHEVPWVDVGGPIGPDGMCLDCQGNVYVTVFDQSKIEVISPEGTIIETIRLPYARPTSCAFDTSGQHGLLVTDADQGLLFSVNHAAEGLPPFRRS; this comes from the coding sequence ATGAATTCACCTTACACAATAAAAACACTGATGGACGGACTCAACTTTCCGGAAGCCCCGCTGATTGACCAGCGAGGACGCATTTGGTGTACTGAACTATTTGCCGGAGCCATTACCTGTTTAGATGCCAATGCTGTGAGGCGGCTATCCGTAGGCACTACAGCGAACGGGATGATTGAAGATGCCCAAGGAGACTTTTACATAACCGATTCGGCTGAAAATGTTGTTCGCTGGGCCAATGCAGAAACGGGTGAGGCGAAGCCCCTATTTGATAAGACCAACGAGGGGGAAACCATTCATCGGCCTAATGATCTGTGCTTTGATAAACTGGGGAACTTACTAGTAACCTGCCACGCCGAAGCCCGCACTACGCCCGATGGCTACGTGGTGGTACAAACTCTCGCTGGGGAGGTAAAAAAAGTGAGTACTAAAAAATACTTTCCCAACGGGATTGCCCTTGACGCATTAGGTACCACGCTGTACTTTTCAGAAACTTATAAACACCGGGTGTGGAAAGCGACCTGGAACCCAAATGCGTGCGTCATTGAGCACGAAGTCCCTTGGGTAGATGTAGGCGGCCCCATTGGCCCAGATGGTATGTGCCTCGACTGCCAGGGTAATGTTTACGTCACCGTGTTCGATCAGAGCAAAATTGAAGTAATTAGCCCCGAGGGTACAATCATTGAAACAATTCGCTTGCCCTACGCCCGGCCTACCAGTTGCGCTTTTGATACCAGCGGGCAGCACGGCCTTCTGGTGACGGATGCTGACCAAGGACTATTATTTAGTGTAAACCATGCCGCTGAGGGGTTGCCGCCTTTTCGTCGGTCTTGA
- a CDS encoding MFS transporter has translation MKNNLIIQQPIKAYYRWELILWLWLAFFLNQGDRQIYNTVIPLIKPDLNLTDVQIGLVATIFLLVYGLLVPFAGYAGDLFQRKWIVFTSLLVFSIGTLFTGTASTFVFLVIYRSVATGAGEAFYYPAANTLIAQHHQRTRAMAISIHQTANYVGVVASGFLAGYIGEQFGWRSSFYAFGAAGVVVAAIIALRVKSDKITEQGVSRDQITIREAIQYTLAKKTLILLSSAFGLMVFALLGYLTWMPTFLHEKFGLPLAEAGFSSMFYHHLLAFVGVLLGGRWSDHIAKQRKKFRVEIKMMGMLLGAPFIFMMGSVSDLWWCYLGLAGYGLFRGMYDSNLFAALYEVIEPKYRSSATGIMISFAFIVGALAPVALGWIKQQAGLELAIQCLAIAQIIAGILLALATRYTFSKDQISE, from the coding sequence GTTGATCCTTTGGCTATGGTTGGCATTTTTTCTTAATCAGGGGGATCGGCAAATCTACAACACTGTTATTCCGCTGATCAAGCCCGACCTAAATCTGACGGACGTACAAATTGGCCTAGTAGCGACTATCTTCCTTTTGGTGTATGGTCTGCTAGTTCCTTTTGCGGGCTATGCGGGAGATCTTTTTCAACGTAAGTGGATTGTCTTTACCAGCCTACTGGTATTCAGTATTGGCACTTTGTTTACCGGAACAGCTAGTACGTTTGTTTTTTTGGTTATCTACCGCAGTGTAGCTACCGGGGCGGGTGAAGCCTTTTATTATCCAGCCGCCAACACCCTGATTGCTCAGCATCACCAGCGTACCCGGGCGATGGCTATCTCTATCCATCAAACGGCCAATTACGTAGGGGTGGTGGCTAGCGGTTTCTTAGCGGGCTACATCGGTGAGCAGTTTGGCTGGCGCTCGTCCTTCTATGCGTTTGGGGCAGCCGGAGTCGTAGTGGCAGCGATCATTGCCTTGCGGGTAAAAAGTGATAAAATAACGGAGCAGGGGGTATCCCGCGATCAAATTACAATTCGGGAGGCCATTCAGTACACCTTGGCCAAAAAAACGCTGATTCTGCTAAGTAGTGCTTTCGGATTAATGGTGTTTGCCTTACTGGGGTACCTCACTTGGATGCCTACCTTTCTTCACGAAAAGTTCGGGCTACCGCTGGCGGAAGCGGGCTTTTCCTCCATGTTTTACCATCACCTACTCGCATTTGTGGGCGTATTATTAGGCGGAAGGTGGTCAGACCATATCGCCAAGCAGCGCAAAAAATTTCGGGTAGAAATCAAAATGATGGGTATGCTGCTAGGGGCACCCTTTATCTTCATGATGGGCAGCGTATCCGATCTGTGGTGGTGCTATTTGGGACTGGCAGGCTACGGGCTGTTTCGGGGAATGTACGACTCCAATTTATTTGCCGCACTTTACGAGGTCATTGAGCCTAAGTATCGATCTTCGGCTACGGGCATCATGATTTCCTTTGCGTTTATTGTGGGAGCCCTGGCACCCGTTGCTTTGGGGTGGATCAAGCAGCAGGCTGGATTGGAACTAGCGATCCAGTGCTTGGCTATTGCTCAGATAATCGCTGGGATATTACTGGCACTGGCTACTCGATATACCTTTAGTAAGGATCAAATTTCAGAATAA
- a CDS encoding mannonate dehydratase, with protein MKFSHLFFSNQPDVTWQLVRQMGVKYAIAKLAPELTGQLPPYDIDSLRTAQDTFAEHGLELIGLEGDQMDMHRIKLGLAGRDEDIDHYCQMLENMGQLHIRLLCYNFMVTGWHRTRLDQQERGGALVTAFDYEQAQQSPNPLGVTISAEQVFDNYHYFIERVMPVAEQAGVKMGLHPDDPPVSPLQGIGRAFTNATEIRRALAVSGSPSHGLTFCQGTYTTMQEDVAALVREWIPRIFFLHLRDVVGSPARFHETFHDNGPTDMVSRLALYQEIGYDGPVRSDHVPTMAGETNHRPGYGMYGNLFGIGYLKGIMEALAIDFT; from the coding sequence ATGAAGTTTTCTCACTTGTTTTTTTCTAACCAACCCGATGTAACTTGGCAACTGGTACGCCAGATGGGGGTTAAATACGCGATTGCCAAGTTGGCCCCCGAACTCACTGGCCAGCTTCCTCCCTACGATATTGATTCGCTGCGTACAGCTCAGGATACTTTTGCCGAACATGGCCTGGAACTCATTGGCCTAGAAGGCGATCAAATGGATATGCACCGCATTAAACTAGGATTAGCAGGGCGGGATGAGGACATTGACCATTATTGTCAGATGTTGGAAAACATGGGACAGCTCCATATCCGGCTACTCTGCTACAACTTTATGGTCACCGGCTGGCACCGCACCCGATTAGATCAGCAGGAACGCGGTGGGGCACTAGTGACGGCCTTCGACTACGAACAAGCCCAGCAATCGCCGAACCCTTTGGGGGTGACCATATCCGCGGAGCAGGTCTTCGATAATTACCACTATTTCATCGAGCGGGTCATGCCGGTAGCCGAACAAGCAGGGGTAAAGATGGGGCTTCATCCCGACGATCCTCCAGTTTCCCCCTTACAAGGCATTGGCCGGGCATTTACCAACGCGACGGAGATCAGACGGGCACTAGCAGTCTCGGGCAGTCCCTCGCACGGACTCACTTTTTGCCAGGGCACTTATACCACTATGCAGGAGGATGTTGCAGCACTGGTCCGAGAGTGGATTCCTCGCATCTTCTTTTTGCACCTACGCGATGTTGTGGGTTCACCTGCCCGGTTTCACGAAACATTTCACGATAACGGCCCCACCGACATGGTAAGTAGGCTAGCATTGTATCAGGAAATTGGCTACGACGGGCCAGTTCGCTCCGATCATGTGCCCACAATGGCCGGGGAGACCAATCATCGGCCGGGGTACGGAATGTACGGCAACCTGTTTGGCATTGGGTACCTAAAGGGAATTATGGAAGCCCTAGCTATAGATTTTACGTGA
- a CDS encoding SDR family NAD(P)-dependent oxidoreductase encodes MKLSGKIAFVTGASRGIGLAIAQEMANQGAKVVINDLSADRTDGAVATIIAKGGQALALPGDISDTSFVKTSFEKITATWGEVNILVNNAAVEARKSSLDFTEEDYDTMMRVNLKAAFFLAQRALKSMVGQQWGRVINISSVHEEIPTGFCSIYSMTKAGLRMMTRELAHEFSQYGITVNNIAPGAIRTDMNKKVLSDPAYEQKVLAKIPARFIGQPHDVAKLAAFLATDDARYITGATYLVDGGLAL; translated from the coding sequence ATGAAACTCAGTGGAAAAATTGCTTTTGTGACCGGCGCTAGTCGGGGAATAGGGTTAGCGATAGCCCAAGAAATGGCAAATCAGGGAGCCAAAGTGGTTATCAACGATTTGTCGGCTGACCGAACCGATGGGGCGGTTGCCACCATAATCGCTAAAGGTGGGCAGGCATTGGCCTTACCGGGTGATATCAGCGACACCTCGTTCGTCAAAACGTCTTTCGAGAAGATAACAGCAACCTGGGGTGAGGTCAATATTTTGGTGAACAATGCCGCCGTTGAGGCTCGCAAATCCTCCCTTGATTTTACCGAAGAAGACTATGATACTATGATGCGGGTAAATTTGAAGGCCGCTTTTTTTCTAGCGCAGCGGGCCCTAAAAAGCATGGTGGGGCAACAGTGGGGACGGGTGATTAACATTTCTTCGGTGCACGAAGAAATCCCGACTGGATTTTGTAGCATTTACAGTATGACTAAGGCAGGCCTACGGATGATGACCCGGGAACTGGCGCACGAATTCTCTCAGTACGGTATCACGGTTAATAATATTGCCCCCGGGGCTATTCGCACTGACATGAATAAGAAGGTACTATCCGACCCAGCCTACGAACAAAAAGTACTCGCTAAAATTCCAGCTCGATTTATTGGGCAACCGCACGATGTAGCTAAGTTAGCAGCCTTTTTAGCCACGGACGATGCCCGTTACATTACCGGAGCTACCTATTTAGTGGATGGGGGATTGGCTCTGTAG